The Oceanithermus desulfurans genome segment TCGAAGAGGTGCGAGGAGAGCGCTTTTTCTGCCGCCTCGGCCTGGGCAATTCCGCCCTCGGTCACCTGCCCGACGAGGGGTACGAAGAACGGGTTCATCGTCTACTTTCTCCCCATCAGCAGCATGAGCAGGTCGCCGCGGGTGATGATGCCGACGAGGCGCCCCTCTTCGTCGACGACGGGCATGCGGCGGTAGAGGTTTTCGATCAGCTTGTCGAGCACGACGCGCAGCGGGTCGCCGGGCTTCAGCACCGGCACCTCGGTGCGCATCACCTCCTCGACGCGTTTTTCCTGGTAGATCTGCACGAAGTCGTGGATCGAGTGCTCGTCC includes the following:
- a CDS encoding CBS domain-containing protein, with the protein product MKAVDIMTANPLTATKGETLWVAAERMSAHHYGGLPVVDEAGTYLGVLEMDDLLPKPENIPGAPDVIALQLFDKWVDEHSIHDFVQIYQEKRVEEVMRTEVPVLKPGDPLRVVLDKLIENLYRRMPVVDEEGRLVGIITRGDLLMLLMGRK